From Lentimicrobiaceae bacterium, a single genomic window includes:
- a CDS encoding homogentisate 1,2-dioxygenase: MPHYHKLGQIPPKRHTQFRKPDGSLYAEQLVSTEGFSDAYSLTYHVYPPTQVIKIEPPIDVKPEIAIQNNMQHRSFQGFKVKPTDDYLQSRVPVMVNHDLSIILASPTKSMEKYFFKNSQASEMIFIHEGSGKLKSMYGEITFSYGDHLIIPRGIIYQLHFDTPDNRLFIVESYTPIRFPKRYVNKLGQLEEHAPFCERDIRKPCNLETHDEKGDFVVMIKKEHQIFPYHFASHPFDVIGWDGYHYPYALSIHDFEPITGRIHQPPPVHQTFEAHNYVMCAFVPRLYDYHPQSIPVPYNHSNVDSDEVLYYVDGDFMSRKHVDRGQITLHPIGIPHGPHPGTVEKSLGAKETKELAVMVDTFRPLWLTKQAMEIEDPEYFKSWAP; encoded by the coding sequence ATGCCTCATTATCACAAGCTAGGACAAATTCCGCCAAAACGGCATACACAGTTTCGCAAACCTGACGGCAGCCTGTATGCTGAACAACTGGTTTCGACTGAAGGGTTTTCAGATGCCTACTCGCTCACATACCATGTTTACCCCCCTACTCAGGTAATTAAAATAGAACCACCTATTGATGTAAAACCGGAAATTGCCATACAAAACAACATGCAACATCGCAGTTTCCAGGGATTTAAAGTTAAGCCTACGGATGATTATCTTCAAAGCCGGGTACCCGTAATGGTAAACCACGATCTCAGTATAATTCTGGCATCGCCGACAAAATCAATGGAAAAATATTTCTTTAAAAATTCTCAGGCGAGTGAGATGATTTTTATACATGAAGGTTCAGGAAAGCTAAAAAGCATGTATGGAGAAATCACATTCAGCTATGGCGATCATCTTATCATTCCCCGTGGCATTATTTACCAACTGCATTTTGATACGCCTGACAACCGGCTCTTTATTGTGGAATCATATACGCCCATCAGATTTCCCAAAAGATATGTCAATAAACTTGGGCAGCTCGAAGAACATGCTCCTTTTTGCGAACGCGACATAAGAAAACCATGCAACCTGGAAACACATGATGAAAAGGGTGATTTTGTAGTAATGATTAAGAAAGAGCACCAGATATTCCCTTACCATTTTGCCAGTCATCCATTTGATGTAATTGGCTGGGATGGATATCATTATCCGTATGCGCTTTCCATCCATGATTTTGAGCCTATTACGGGTCGTATTCACCAACCGCCCCCTGTTCATCAAACTTTTGAAGCTCACAACTATGTAATGTGTGCATTTGTACCGAGGTTATACGACTATCATCCACAATCAATCCCAGTGCCCTACAATCACAGCAATGTCGACTCCGATGAAGTACTCTATTATGTTGATGGTGATTTTATGAGTCGCAAACATGTTGATCGTGGTCAAATTACCCTGCATCCGATAGGCATTCCACACGGGCCACATCCCGGAACAGTGGAAAAAAGCCTGGGAGCCAAAGAGACAAAGGAACTGGCTGTAATGGTTGATACCTTCCGGCCTTTATGGCTAACCAAACAGGCCATGGAAATTGAAGATCCTGAGTATTTTAAATCGTGGGCTCCATAG